Proteins found in one Coffea eugenioides isolate CCC68of chromosome 5, Ceug_1.0, whole genome shotgun sequence genomic segment:
- the LOC113771169 gene encoding uncharacterized protein LOC113771169, with product MRIHPNMSSKGVEAEMIKYGVHPSKWQIYRALSKARNEIEGNHSESYTKLPKYAELLRKYNPHNICKIHYDRPTLLVESRFLRIFIKTQRSGFLEGCRPFVDFDGCILKGPFGGVLLTAVTLDANNSIFPIAFAGLNLAYEDIVPIAHGRHCCRHICSNFKAQFPSILLSNLFCRAAKSFDIAGHNEAMANIKKLNIEAWRYLEKIPKTSWCRYTFNTGIKCDHVTNNYTESFNAWIGELRGKPISTLVEGLRKKFMKKTHKRYQKGCTLTTTVTLKMMDKLQKIGQASRQCQLTMAGDDIFEVGNMNRSYIVNLPTKSCNCGAFQILGLPCKHAALGIIYKRQKLESYCDHWFSRDMYLKTYASLEGRCKLVVFLGEVLVESLAYN from the exons ATGAGAATTCACCCTAACATGTCTTCCAAAGGAGTAGAAGCAGAGATGATTAAATATGGTGTGCATCCAAGCAAATGGCAAATTTATAGAGCACTTTCAAAAGCAAGAAATGAGATTGAAGGCAATCACAGTGAATCCTACACCAAATTGCCAAAGTATGCAGAACTTCTCAGGAAATACAACCCGCACAACATTTGCAAAATACATTATGATAGGCCTACTCTCCTTGTTGAGTCTAGATTTCTGAGAATATTTATTAAAACTCAAAGAAGTGGATTTCTTGAAGGCTGTAGAccttttgttgattttgatggatgtaTTTTGAAAGGTCCCTTTGGTGGCGTACTTCTCACAGCAGTAACTTTAGATGCTAACAATAGCATCTTTCCTATTGCATTTGCT GGCTTGAATCTTGCTTATGAAGATATAGTGCCTATTGCTCATGGAAGGCATTGCTGTAGGCATATCTGTAGCAATTTTAAAGCTCAATTTCCTAGTATTTTGCTCAGTAACCTGTTCTGCAGAGCAGCAAAAAGCTTTGACATTGCAGGGCATAATGAAGCCATGGCCAACATAAAGAAGCTAAACATAGAAGCTTGGAGATATCTGGAGAAAATTCCCAAAACAAGTTGGTGTAGATATACCTTTAATACTGGAATTAAGTGTGATCATGTCACAAATAACTATACTGAGTCCTTTAATGCATGGATAGGTGAGCTAAGAGGGAAACCTATCTCAACATTGGTTGAGGGGTTGAGGAAGAAGTTCATGAAGAAAACGCATAAGAGATATCAAAAAGGGTGCACACTAACCACTACTGTCACCCTAAAGATGATGGATAAACTGCAAAAAATAGGACAAGCATCAAGACAATGTCAACTTACTATGGCAGGTGATGACATATTTGAAGTGGGGAATATGAACAGGTCTTACATAGTCAATTTGCCAACTAAAAGTTGTAATTGTGGAGCTTTTCAAATTTTAGGACTTCCTTGTAAACATGCTGCATTGGGGATTATTTACAAGAGACAGAAGCTAGAGTCCTACTGTGACCATTGGTTCTCAAGAGATATGTACTTAAAGACATATGCAAGT CTTGAAGGAAGGTGCAAGCTTGTGGTGTTTCTTGGTGAAGTATTGGTGGAAAGTCTTGCTTACAACTAG
- the LOC113771170 gene encoding uncharacterized protein LOC113771170, with translation MPRSSRTGELQYNPEIEKTARALRKATRERAEASSSSTGHNSVVDFVDSFSETEEINSTMANERTLRELAAPDLNQQPLCITYPTLEVAFELKSGLIHLLPSFHGLPGEDPHKHLKEFHVVCSTMKPQGVTEEQIKLRAFPFSLADKAKDWLYYLPSGSISTWTDMKKHFLEKFFPASRAASIRKDICGIRQFNGETLHEYWERFKQLCASCPHHQIPDQLFIQYFYEGLSQTDRRIIDAASGGSLVNKTPTEARNLISSMAANAQQFGDRQDNTTRRVNEVSNSSIEQRLDCLTSLVEKLAIGQMQQLKTCGICYGSSHPTDMCPTLQDDSTEQANAVGFPGPPQRRYDPYANTYNPGWRDHPNFNYAVRPPGFPQQSQYQPRPQLSQQQPAPKSVNRLESQLSGKLPSQTIVNPKQNASAITLRSGKELPEPSKKISEQAIEEELEKEGNVSQPRALEQPDFGEKSTQVVTPPPPFPS, from the exons ATGCCtagatcttctcgtacaggtgaactGCAATATAATCCTGAAATAGAGAAGACTGCTCGTGCATTGAGAAAAGCAACAAGAGAACGAGCAGAGGCATCCTCCTCATCTACTGGACATAATTCAGTAGTAGATTTTGTAGATTCATTTAGTGAGACGGAAGAGATAAATAGCACCATGGCTAATGAACGGACATTGAGAGAATTGGCTGCACCAGATTTAAATCAACAGCCCCTATGCATTACTTATCCTACATTAGAGGttgcatttgagttaaaatctggacTAATCCATTTACTTCCTTCTTTTCATGGCTTACCAGGTGAAGATCCCCACAAGCATCTCAAAGAATTCCATGTGGTTTGCTCGACAATGAAACCCCAGGGAGTCACAGaggagcaaattaaattaagagcctttccattttccttagccgaTAAAGCTAAGGATTGGCTCTATTATCTGCCCTCTGGGTCAATATCCACATGGACAGACATGAAGAAgcattttctagaaaaattctttcctgCATCCCGAGCTGCAAGCATTAGGAAAGACATCTGTGGAATTCGACAATTCAATGGAGAGACTCTACATGAATATTGGGAAAGATTCAAGCAACTATGTGCTAGTTGTcctcatcatcaaattcctgaCCAACTCTTCAtccagtatttttatgagggtcTGTCCCAAACTGACAGAAGAATTATTGATGCTGCCAGTGGGGGCTCCTTAGTGAATAAAACACCCACGGAGGCAAGAAATTTGATATCGAGTATGGCTGCAAATGCTCAACAATTTGGAGACAGGCAGGATAACACGACTCGTAGAGTCAATGAGGTAAGTAATTCTTCAATAGAGCAAAGATTAGATTGTCTAACTTCTTTGGTTGAAAAGTTAGCTATAGgacaaatgcagcaattgaaaacATGTGGAATCTGCTATGGTTCGAGTCATCCAACAGATATGTGCCCCACACTCCAAGATGATTCGACTGAGCAGGCTAATGCAGTTGGATTTCCAGGACCACCTCAGAGACGGTATGATCCCTATGCAAACACCTATAATCCAGGATGGAGGGATCAtcctaattttaattatgcaGTAAGGCCACCAGGATTTCCACAACAGTCACAATATCAACCTAGACCTCAACTTTCACAGCAACAACCTGCTCCTAAATCAG TCAATAGATTGGAGTCCCAATTATCTGGAAAGCTACCTTCGCAGACAATTGTCAACCCCAAGCAAAATGCTAGTGCCATCACATTAAGAAGTGGCAAAGAGTTGCCTGAGCCgagcaagaaaatttctgaacaAGCAATCGAGGAAGAACTCGAAAAAGAGGGGAATGTGTCTCAACCTAGAGCCTTGGAACAaccagattttggagaaaaatcaacACAAGTGGTTACACCTCCGCCTCCATTTCCTAGTTGA